The following proteins come from a genomic window of Pyxidicoccus sp. MSG2:
- a CDS encoding class II glutamine amidotransferase, which translates to MSVVLAALTSDPNLLRCELHRLSSQVLLQGEPRSNAVGVGAYAQDEVLLRRFASDGELSLDSLAPPHESEALLFHGGRLPVGLSLEDNTQPFRARRWLFAHQGAINGFAQLRATLMDSLPEHLQRQVRGATDSELLFALFLRHLRDVGRTDDPRLEASLAGHLLADTAREVAKAGVDAGITRTSTLNLVATNGSLLVACRFGEEPLFYTRLEGSAECELCGVTPGTPETQPAVGAHRRRRTVVVASHVKRTAGWVELVQGTTLAVGPDLQVKHLTGV; encoded by the coding sequence ATGTCCGTCGTCCTCGCCGCCCTGACGTCCGACCCGAACCTGCTTCGGTGCGAGCTCCACCGGCTGTCCAGCCAGGTACTCCTCCAGGGTGAGCCGCGTTCCAATGCAGTGGGGGTGGGCGCCTACGCCCAGGACGAGGTGTTGCTGCGGCGCTTCGCGAGCGACGGCGAACTCTCGCTGGACTCGCTCGCCCCTCCGCACGAGTCCGAGGCGCTGCTGTTCCATGGCGGCAGGCTGCCGGTGGGGCTCTCGCTGGAGGACAACACGCAGCCGTTCCGGGCGCGCCGCTGGCTGTTCGCACACCAGGGCGCCATCAACGGCTTCGCGCAGCTGCGCGCGACGCTGATGGACTCGCTGCCCGAGCACCTCCAGCGGCAGGTGCGGGGCGCCACGGACAGCGAGCTGCTCTTCGCGCTGTTCCTGCGGCACCTGCGCGACGTGGGCCGCACGGATGACCCGAGGCTGGAGGCCTCCCTCGCCGGGCACCTCCTGGCGGACACCGCGCGCGAGGTGGCGAAGGCCGGTGTGGATGCGGGCATCACCCGCACCTCCACGCTCAACCTGGTGGCCACCAACGGCTCGCTCCTGGTGGCGTGCCGCTTCGGCGAGGAGCCGCTCTTCTATACGCGGCTGGAGGGCTCCGCCGAGTGCGAGCTGTGCGGCGTGACACCCGGCACCCCGGAGACGCAGCCCGCGGTGGGCGCGCACCGGCGCCGCCGCACGGTGGTGGTGGCCAGCCACGTGAAGCGCACCGCGGGTTGGGTGGAGCTGGTCCAGGGCACCACGCTCGCGGTGGGGCCGGACCTGCAGGTGAAGCACCTGACCGGGGTGTGA
- a CDS encoding ATP-binding protein gives MSRGSMCTELLRVLQQFMSETAARLVLRGTLEPLRLSLESVGSAELPRVIEALEPATRHFVDPARRPQLAALLRTLATPATSPVAAPSPASKPAPTPPQGTPMVAPAAAAPEVRATTYLVRTESDASHARLAARMMCETLGGRGYECQKVATAVSELARNQIAYAGGGTIQLAPEQTPRRLLRVRAEDQGRGIPDLERVLSGTYRSKTGMGLGLLGVKRLADRFDVRTGPSGTQVDFEVWL, from the coding sequence GTGAGCCGGGGCTCGATGTGCACGGAGCTGTTGCGGGTGCTGCAGCAGTTCATGTCGGAGACGGCGGCGCGGCTGGTGCTGCGCGGGACGCTGGAGCCGCTGCGGCTGTCGCTGGAGTCCGTGGGCTCGGCGGAGCTGCCCCGCGTCATCGAGGCGCTGGAGCCGGCGACCCGCCACTTCGTGGACCCCGCGCGCCGGCCGCAGCTGGCCGCACTGCTGCGGACGCTGGCCACACCCGCCACCTCCCCGGTGGCGGCGCCGTCCCCCGCGTCGAAGCCGGCCCCCACCCCGCCGCAGGGCACTCCCATGGTGGCGCCCGCCGCCGCCGCTCCGGAGGTCCGCGCCACCACCTATCTGGTGCGCACGGAGTCGGACGCCAGCCACGCGCGGCTCGCGGCGCGGATGATGTGCGAGACGCTGGGTGGGCGCGGCTACGAGTGCCAGAAGGTGGCCACGGCGGTGAGTGAGCTGGCGCGCAACCAGATTGCATATGCCGGAGGAGGCACCATCCAGCTCGCCCCGGAGCAGACGCCGCGGCGCCTGTTGCGCGTGCGCGCGGAGGACCAGGGGCGCGGCATTCCGGACCTGGAGCGCGTGCTGTCCGGCACCTACCGCAGCAAGACGGGCATGGGCCTGGGGCTTCTGGGCGTGAAGCGGCTGGCGGACCGGTTCGACGTGCGCACCGGCCCCTCGGGCACGCAGGTGGACTTCGAGGTGTGGTTGTGA
- the dnaK gene encoding molecular chaperone DnaK — MADDIAIGIDLGTSYSCVSVVQDGQPVVIPNEWGETTHASCVSFLEDGSVLVGNAAKKNIITNPEQTVYSAKRLIGRYYFSDEVKKAQAVMPYRIVEGENNSVRIAVGARTYSLPEISALVLKEMKAVAETYLGREVTKAVVTVPAYFNDNQRQATKDAGRIAGLEVLRILNEPTAAALAYGFGRDVNQRIVVYDLGGGTFDVSILEIGKDVFEVLATAGDTYLGGDDFDDRIMTWLADDFLAKTRLDVRQNKYCLQMLKEAAEKAKIDVGQTGSADILCQGICQDAQGNIMDLRGTLNQDQFNRMVMDLVQRTFKVCDEALQSARLTAADIDAVILVGGPTRLPIIRNSVKHYFQKGPLEGINPDQVVAMGAALQSHALLDSKTETFLVDVTPLTLRIGTVGGYTEKIIDKNTPVPIDRSKTFTTSRDGQEKVKIRVYQGESNRADECEMLGEFEFSGFRIGYRGEVKIEVTFEINTDGLVNVSACDTETGQKTSTTITLSSGMTEADIQKSIQSNRDTRLAGHNSNDLPAVAH, encoded by the coding sequence ATGGCGGACGACATCGCAATCGGCATCGACCTGGGCACGTCGTATTCATGCGTGTCGGTGGTCCAGGACGGTCAGCCCGTGGTCATCCCCAACGAGTGGGGAGAGACGACGCATGCCTCCTGCGTGTCCTTCCTCGAGGACGGCTCGGTGCTGGTGGGCAACGCGGCCAAGAAGAACATCATCACCAACCCCGAGCAGACCGTCTATTCCGCCAAGCGGCTCATCGGCCGGTACTACTTCTCCGACGAGGTGAAGAAGGCGCAGGCGGTGATGCCGTACCGCATCGTCGAGGGCGAGAACAACTCGGTGCGCATCGCCGTGGGGGCGCGGACGTACTCGCTGCCGGAGATCAGCGCGCTCGTCCTCAAGGAGATGAAGGCGGTGGCGGAGACGTACCTCGGGCGCGAGGTGACGAAGGCCGTCGTCACGGTGCCGGCGTACTTCAACGACAACCAGCGGCAGGCCACCAAGGACGCGGGCCGCATCGCCGGGCTGGAGGTGCTGCGCATCCTCAACGAGCCCACCGCGGCGGCGCTGGCCTACGGCTTCGGCCGGGACGTCAACCAGCGCATCGTCGTCTACGACCTGGGCGGCGGCACGTTCGACGTGTCCATCCTGGAGATTGGCAAGGACGTCTTCGAGGTGCTGGCCACCGCGGGAGACACGTACCTGGGCGGCGACGACTTCGACGACCGCATCATGACGTGGCTGGCGGACGACTTCCTGGCGAAGACGCGGCTGGACGTGCGGCAGAACAAGTACTGCCTGCAGATGCTGAAGGAGGCCGCGGAGAAGGCGAAGATCGACGTGGGGCAGACCGGCTCGGCGGACATCCTGTGCCAGGGCATCTGCCAGGACGCGCAGGGCAACATCATGGACCTGCGCGGCACGCTCAACCAGGACCAGTTCAACCGGATGGTGATGGACCTGGTGCAGCGGACGTTCAAGGTCTGCGACGAGGCGCTGCAGAGCGCGCGGCTGACGGCGGCGGACATCGACGCGGTCATCCTGGTGGGCGGGCCCACGCGGCTGCCCATCATCCGCAACTCGGTGAAGCACTACTTCCAGAAGGGCCCGCTGGAGGGCATCAACCCGGACCAGGTCGTCGCCATGGGCGCGGCGCTCCAGTCGCACGCGCTGCTGGACAGCAAGACGGAGACGTTCCTGGTGGACGTCACGCCGCTGACGCTGCGCATCGGCACGGTGGGCGGGTACACCGAGAAGATCATCGACAAGAACACGCCGGTGCCCATCGACCGCTCGAAGACCTTCACCACCAGCCGCGACGGCCAGGAGAAGGTGAAGATTCGCGTGTACCAGGGCGAGTCCAACCGCGCCGACGAGTGCGAGATGCTGGGTGAGTTCGAGTTCTCCGGCTTCCGCATCGGGTACCGGGGCGAGGTGAAGATTGAGGTCACGTTCGAGATCAACACGGACGGACTGGTGAACGTGTCCGCGTGCGACACGGAGACGGGACAGAAGACGTCGACGACCATCACCCTGTCGTCCGGCATGACCGAAGCAGACATCCAGAAGTCCATCCAGTCGAACCGTGACACGCGGCTGGCGGGACACAACAGCAACGACCTGCCCGCCGTGGCCCACTAG
- a CDS encoding ATP-binding protein, whose protein sequence is MEVQLKSDAAVAAALGRRFARQVGLTAPASAEVAVVVSELATNLVRHAGAGGTVELWCEAGWLFIRSRDRGPGMTDPARLFMGRGEGRPGPLPGESLGEGGAAVMRLTDGVHVSNREGGGLEVVARKRVILENRRHR, encoded by the coding sequence GTGGAGGTCCAGCTGAAGTCGGACGCGGCGGTGGCGGCGGCGCTGGGGCGGCGCTTCGCGCGGCAGGTGGGGCTGACGGCCCCGGCCAGCGCGGAGGTGGCGGTGGTGGTGAGTGAGCTGGCCACCAACCTGGTGCGTCACGCCGGCGCGGGCGGCACGGTGGAGCTGTGGTGCGAGGCCGGGTGGCTCTTCATCCGCTCGAGAGATCGCGGCCCCGGCATGACGGACCCCGCGCGGCTCTTCATGGGCCGGGGTGAGGGCCGTCCCGGCCCGCTGCCGGGAGAGAGCCTGGGCGAGGGCGGCGCGGCGGTGATGCGGCTGACGGATGGCGTCCACGTGTCCAACCGCGAGGGCGGAGGGCTCGAGGTGGTGGCCCGCAAGCGGGTGATTCTGGAGAACAGGAGGCACCGGTGA